A window from Pochonia chlamydosporia 170 chromosome Unknown PCv3seq00028, whole genome shotgun sequence encodes these proteins:
- a CDS encoding C2H2 finger domain-containing protein (similar to Metarhizium acridum CQMa 102 XP_007809561.1), which translates to MSEALRNLSLDHANSVPFQKHYLGRIVRADPWAIVRREKPQQALIDQACSIGHSMSKRRPIGLTAEQTASVASDPHVRRFTIQLRKLRPGSERHKNTQRDLRSLKQKLKRELKQKIRDDWTDEQAVDDIERQLQGIGFAEAMVDDAIRPQRPAQTLLVKALTALVGNTLEGQYQRRDNAIEAIVAFCGVEEGPTVRRCISSTTTVSRESAHEPSEGDPLFLATMSVFVDNPKQRPRRCFLCIGAALSMPRDDPRVEDKIGESYTPGDLSKHFRRRHLSKLRDNDRPVCQVCDMALSHKMHLQKHALAVHGTVS; encoded by the coding sequence ATGAGTGAGGCGCTCAGGAACCTATCCCTTGACCACGCCAACTCCGTCCCATTCCAGAAGCACTACCTTGGTCGAATTGTTCGTGCTGACCCATGGGCCATTGTTCGTCGCGAAAAGCCACAGCAGGCGCTTATTGATCAGGCTTGCAGCATTGGTCACTCGATGAGCAAACGGCGGCCAATAGGCCTCACAGCTGAGCAAACGGCGTCTGTCGCATCCGATCCCCATGTTCGACGGTTTACAATCCAATTACGCAAATTGCGCCCGGGATCTGAACGGCACAAAAATACCCAGCGAGACCTTCGAtcattgaagcagaagctgaaaagGGAACTGAAACAGAAGATTCGAGACGACTGGACAGATGAACAGGCTGTAGATGACATTGaacgccaactccaaggcATCGGCTTTGCAGAGGCAATGGTAGATGACGCAATTCGGCCTCAGCGGCCGGCTCAAACGTTGCTGGTGAAGGCACTCACAGCTCTAGTCGGTAATACTCTGGAGGGACAGTACCAGCGCAGGGATAACGCAATTGAAGCCATAGTTGCATTTTGCGGTGTTGAGGAAGGCCCAACTGTACGACGGTGTATTTCATCAACGACGACAGTGTCACGCGAAAGCGCTCATGAGCCTTCGGAAGGCGACCCTCTGTTTCTCGCTACTATGTCTGTTTTTGTTGATAATCCGAAAcagaggccaaggaggtgTTTTCTGTGCATTGGGGCCGCGCTATCAATGCCACGAGACGACCCTCGCGTGGAAGACAAGATTGGAGAATCCTACACGCCGGGGGATTTGAGTAAACACTTCCGTCGAAGACACTTATCAAAATTGCGAGATAATGATCGGCCAGTGTGTCAGGTATGCGATATGGCACTCTCTCACAAAATGCACCTGCAAAAGCATGCTCTTGCAGTTCATG